From the genome of Mesorhizobium japonicum MAFF 303099, one region includes:
- a CDS encoding host attachment protein, translated as MLNRQVLGGQIANLIVIAAPRTLGELRKHYHQKLSAVLVGEIPKDLTRRSAQEIEM; from the coding sequence CTGCTCAATCGTCAGGTCCTCGGCGGTCAAATTGCCAATCTGATCGTCATCGCTGCCCCACGCACGCTTGGTGAACTTCGCAAGCATTACCACCAGAAACTTTCGGCCGTGCTGGTAGGCGAGATCCCAAAGGATCTTACGAGGCGTTCAGCACAAGAGATAGAAATGTAG
- a CDS encoding DUF1365 domain-containing protein — MMPELKSALYAGKVMHQRLKPRRHRLSYRIFFLLLDLDEIDAMSKRLRLLSHNRFNLFGFADADHGDGSGGSLKAYVEDMLKTAGIETDAGPIRLLSMPRMLGYAFNPISIYFCHSRQGDLVAILYEVNNTFGQRHSYLIPVGERHDETVRQHCDKRFYVSPFMAMGLNYRFRIGLPGENVAIHITASDDQGPLMVASFAGKRRALSDASLLRAFISYPLLTLKVTAGIHWEALRLWAKGIRLQERPAPPHNSITHVAMHGRLRRKAEPDVI, encoded by the coding sequence GTGATGCCGGAGCTGAAATCAGCCCTCTACGCTGGCAAAGTAATGCACCAGCGGCTGAAGCCGCGGCGGCACCGCCTTTCCTACCGCATTTTCTTCCTTCTGCTCGACCTCGACGAGATCGATGCGATGAGCAAGCGGCTTCGCCTGTTGTCACACAACCGGTTTAATCTGTTTGGCTTCGCTGACGCGGATCACGGTGATGGCTCGGGCGGATCGCTGAAAGCCTATGTCGAAGATATGCTTAAGACGGCAGGGATCGAGACGGATGCGGGGCCAATCCGACTGCTCTCGATGCCGCGCATGCTCGGCTACGCTTTCAATCCGATCAGCATCTATTTCTGCCATAGCCGGCAGGGCGACCTCGTCGCGATCCTCTACGAAGTCAACAACACCTTTGGGCAGCGCCACAGCTACCTGATCCCTGTCGGCGAGCGGCACGACGAGACTGTCAGGCAACATTGCGACAAGCGCTTCTACGTTTCGCCTTTCATGGCCATGGGATTGAACTATCGCTTCCGCATCGGCCTCCCCGGCGAAAACGTCGCGATACACATCACTGCCAGCGACGACCAAGGGCCGCTGATGGTGGCAAGCTTCGCCGGCAAGCGGCGGGCGCTGAGCGATGCCAGTCTGCTGCGCGCATTCATCTCGTATCCTCTGCTGACACTCAAGGTGACCGCCGGCATCCATTGGGAGGCGCTGCGGCTCTGGGCAAAGGGCATTCGGCTTCAGGAGCGCCCTGCCCCACCCCACAACTCCATCACCCACGTCGCCATGCATGGACGTTTACGGAGAAAGGCCGAGCCTGATGTCATTTGA
- a CDS encoding NAD(P)/FAD-dependent oxidoreductase — MTIGGYFEADKPMDIAIVGSGISGLSAAWLLSTRHKVSLFEADRRLGGHSNTVDAGGTQVDTGFIVYNEVTYPNLTALFSYLGVRTKASDMSFAVSLDGGRFEYSGTGLGGLLAQPSNVGRLRFWQMLKELLRFYREAPHDIARIGEISLAEYLDARGYGAAFREDHLYPMAAAIWSTPALDVGNYPATAFIRFCQNHGLLKLAGRPTWRTVDGGSRKYVEQLARSVAGRTYAGRGVRLISRRRGAAWLTDCEGVEHRFDHVVIATHADQALRILDDPSHDETRLLRSFGYSRNEAVLHADARLMPRRKRAWSSWNYLTQGQGETRKLSVSYWMNRLQSLPDDRQLFVTLNPVVEPAANTVLHRDTYEHPAFDAAAMRAQQRLWSLQGNRNTWFCGAYFGAGFHEDGLQAGLAAAEALGGVRRPWSVANESARIHIIDAVAGRNLEAA; from the coding sequence ATGACGATCGGCGGCTATTTCGAAGCGGACAAGCCGATGGACATCGCCATCGTCGGCAGCGGCATCTCCGGCCTGTCCGCAGCATGGCTGCTTTCAACGCGCCACAAGGTTTCGTTATTCGAGGCGGACCGGCGGCTCGGTGGCCACAGCAATACCGTCGATGCGGGCGGCACACAGGTCGACACCGGCTTCATCGTCTATAACGAAGTAACCTATCCCAACCTGACGGCGCTGTTTTCGTATCTCGGCGTGCGCACCAAGGCGTCGGACATGTCATTTGCCGTCTCGCTCGACGGCGGACGATTTGAATATTCGGGAACCGGATTGGGCGGGCTGCTCGCACAACCGTCCAATGTCGGCAGGCTGCGTTTTTGGCAAATGCTGAAGGAATTGCTGCGCTTCTATCGAGAGGCCCCCCACGACATCGCGCGTATCGGCGAGATCAGCTTGGCCGAATATCTCGATGCCAGGGGCTATGGTGCCGCATTCCGCGAGGATCATCTCTATCCTATGGCGGCAGCCATATGGTCGACTCCGGCGCTTGATGTCGGCAACTATCCAGCGACCGCCTTCATCCGGTTCTGCCAGAACCATGGCCTGCTAAAGCTGGCAGGCCGGCCAACCTGGCGCACAGTCGATGGCGGCAGCCGCAAATATGTCGAGCAACTGGCGAGGAGCGTCGCCGGCCGTACATATGCCGGGCGCGGCGTACGCTTAATCTCCAGGCGCCGGGGCGCGGCTTGGCTTACCGACTGCGAAGGCGTGGAGCACCGCTTCGACCACGTCGTTATCGCCACCCATGCCGACCAGGCGCTGCGCATTCTTGACGATCCGAGCCACGACGAGACGCGGCTGCTTCGCAGTTTTGGTTACAGCCGCAATGAGGCGGTGCTGCATGCAGATGCGCGCCTGATGCCGCGGCGTAAGCGCGCCTGGTCGAGTTGGAACTATTTGACACAGGGCCAGGGTGAAACCCGAAAACTGTCTGTTTCGTACTGGATGAACAGGCTTCAATCGTTGCCTGATGACCGGCAGCTCTTCGTCACCCTCAATCCTGTCGTGGAACCGGCGGCCAATACCGTTCTGCATCGCGACACCTATGAACATCCGGCTTTCGACGCCGCAGCGATGCGCGCGCAGCAAAGGCTGTGGTCGCTCCAGGGCAATCGAAACACCTGGTTCTGCGGCGCCTATTTCGGTGCCGGCTTCCACGAGGACGGCCTGCAGGCCGGGCTTGCGGCGGCTGAGGCGCTTGGCGGTGTACGCCGGCCGTGGAGCGTCGCGAATGAGTCGGCGCGCATTCACATCATCGACGCCGTGGCGGGGCGCAACCTCGAGGCGGCGTGA
- a CDS encoding sigma-70 family RNA polymerase sigma factor: MAAVAANRDRVAFAALFGFYAPRLKAFLKRSGMTPSAAEDVVQETMLLVWKKASYFDPGRAGVSTWIFTIARNARIDRLRRESRPAAIAEAFDPSDQQDAPVSGEQVIIAAEREERLREALDLLPRDQADILKMSFYGEVTQSEIANAVGIPLGTVKSRVRLALGRLRQILDDLK, from the coding sequence ATGGCGGCAGTCGCGGCGAACCGCGATCGAGTGGCATTCGCGGCACTGTTCGGCTTCTACGCGCCGCGGCTGAAGGCTTTCCTGAAGCGTTCGGGGATGACGCCGTCCGCCGCGGAGGACGTCGTGCAAGAAACCATGCTGCTTGTCTGGAAAAAGGCGTCGTATTTCGATCCAGGGCGTGCAGGGGTGTCGACCTGGATCTTTACCATCGCCCGCAACGCGCGCATCGACCGGCTGCGCCGCGAAAGCCGACCGGCAGCCATCGCCGAAGCATTTGACCCATCGGACCAGCAGGATGCGCCGGTTTCGGGCGAGCAAGTCATTATCGCCGCGGAGCGGGAGGAGCGGCTGCGGGAGGCGCTCGATCTTCTGCCGCGAGATCAGGCCGATATCCTGAAAATGTCCTTCTATGGCGAGGTAACGCAATCCGAGATCGCCAACGCGGTCGGCATCCCGCTCGGCACCGTTAAATCACGCGTGCGGCTGGCCCTTGGCCGGCTGCGCCAAATCCTGGACGACCTCAAATGA